One stretch of Roseimicrobium sp. ORNL1 DNA includes these proteins:
- a CDS encoding SUMF1/EgtB/PvdO family nonheme iron enzyme codes for MMFCQAVPNQGPDTHAKKEFTNSLGMKLVGLPHTPVVISIWETRVADWETYLKHEGTTWTHKPPFTQTLEDPVVNITLPEAMEFCNWLTTLERKSGKISERQSYRLPTKLEWDAAAGITADGNQSNASFPWGDTWPPMRQSGNYYARRITGGRDDGFEFTAPVGQFFPSRSGCYDLGGNASEWTADADPEGTLTSALRGGSWMYWRRECLESQYVYSAPGTTRSPGIGFRVVLEDGAETARLARDRQSSAAKLMEKPAVDQKEVDEMKRKLMEKRRQQEERSSATPRSSSPSPAQEAPATK; via the coding sequence ATGATGTTTTGCCAGGCCGTGCCGAATCAGGGTCCTGATACCCATGCCAAAAAAGAATTCACCAACAGCCTGGGGATGAAGCTGGTGGGGCTGCCACACACTCCGGTGGTCATCTCCATCTGGGAGACACGCGTGGCCGACTGGGAGACCTACCTCAAGCACGAGGGCACGACCTGGACGCACAAGCCGCCTTTCACCCAGACCTTGGAGGATCCAGTCGTGAACATCACGCTTCCTGAAGCCATGGAATTTTGTAACTGGCTCACGACCCTCGAACGCAAGTCCGGGAAGATCAGTGAACGCCAGTCCTACCGGCTCCCCACCAAACTGGAGTGGGACGCGGCGGCGGGCATCACAGCGGACGGCAATCAATCGAATGCGTCCTTCCCTTGGGGGGACACATGGCCGCCCATGCGCCAGTCAGGCAATTATTATGCCCGTCGTATCACCGGAGGCCGCGACGACGGTTTCGAGTTCACTGCCCCTGTAGGCCAATTTTTTCCCTCACGCTCCGGCTGTTATGATCTGGGAGGAAACGCTTCAGAGTGGACCGCCGACGCGGATCCCGAGGGCACCCTGACCAGCGCCCTGCGCGGAGGATCGTGGATGTACTGGCGCCGCGAATGCCTGGAGTCGCAATACGTGTACTCCGCGCCCGGCACCACCCGCTCGCCGGGCATCGGATTTCGCGTCGTGCTGGAAGACGGGGCCGAGACCGCACGACTGGCGCGCGATCGCCAGAGTTCCGCTGCCAAGCTGATGGAGAAACCTGCAGTGGACCAGAAGGAGGTCGACGAGATGAAGCGCAAGCTGATGGAGAAACGTCGCCAGCAGGAAGAGCGCAGCAGTGCGACCCCACGTTCCTCATCCCCATCTCCTGCCCAAGAAGCCCCTGCCACCAAATGA
- a CDS encoding MotA/TolQ/ExbB proton channel family protein, with amino-acid sequence MRKKITLDTSAKGGAITDPIGTTSVLLRLHDGNFQFGLAKEDGGDIRIISEDGKTEYAHHIERYDSLLNEAFVWVKVPDAKPDAQLSFWLYYGNADAERADDSKGTYDADTTLVYHFSENNAAPKDFSAGGNSADQAGVSVTGAQIAGGLRLTGQNTINAPAGASLNWAQGAPMTWTAWVKQSVPGSNAAIFSRREGANSFVIGADNGIPYVEVTSGGATQRSAPGEPLAPNAWKHFAVVATNAQITLYVDGASYGTVNTGLPAFNGPCVIGKDPGASGGAAGFVGELDEMQLSKVARSAGFVKFAAMSQAGGDKAAKLLTEGADESAAEGGGHHENELAKHLSLLKDISKDLTLDGWVVIYLCGGLALIGGFVCIAKLMYLSKISKATKAFMEKWEGLAGDLSSLDHSDQEHVNSMGGQASKKVQKVLNQSPLYHIYKIGSAEIQHRISKAEDGYVSLSGRSVQAIRATLDGGLVRETQKLNSHLVFLTIGIAGGPYLGLLGTVIGVMITFAVIAKSGEVEVNSIAPGIAGALLATVAGLAVAIPCLFAYSYISTRIKDAISDMTVFIDEFVAKIAEVFKD; translated from the coding sequence GTGAGGAAGAAGATCACGCTCGATACCAGTGCCAAGGGAGGTGCCATCACCGACCCGATCGGCACCACTTCCGTGCTGCTCCGTCTGCATGATGGAAACTTCCAGTTCGGCCTGGCCAAGGAAGACGGCGGAGATATCCGCATCATCTCGGAAGATGGGAAGACTGAATATGCCCATCACATCGAGCGCTATGACTCGCTTCTGAATGAAGCCTTCGTGTGGGTAAAGGTGCCTGACGCCAAACCCGATGCCCAATTATCCTTCTGGTTGTATTATGGCAATGCGGATGCCGAACGCGCGGACGATTCCAAAGGCACCTATGATGCGGACACCACGCTGGTGTATCACTTCTCGGAGAATAACGCCGCGCCGAAGGACTTCTCTGCCGGCGGCAACAGTGCGGATCAAGCAGGTGTATCCGTGACTGGCGCGCAGATTGCTGGCGGCCTTCGCCTTACCGGACAGAATACCATCAACGCACCAGCAGGTGCCTCCCTCAACTGGGCTCAAGGCGCGCCGATGACCTGGACAGCCTGGGTGAAGCAGTCCGTGCCGGGATCCAATGCTGCCATCTTCAGCCGTCGCGAAGGCGCCAACAGTTTTGTCATCGGTGCGGATAATGGCATCCCGTATGTGGAGGTGACGTCCGGTGGGGCAACTCAGCGCAGCGCTCCCGGCGAACCGCTGGCTCCTAATGCTTGGAAGCACTTCGCGGTGGTTGCCACGAATGCGCAGATCACCCTGTATGTGGATGGCGCCAGCTATGGCACGGTGAACACGGGCCTGCCTGCGTTCAATGGTCCGTGTGTCATCGGCAAGGATCCGGGCGCGTCCGGCGGAGCCGCCGGCTTTGTTGGCGAACTGGATGAGATGCAGCTCTCCAAGGTGGCGCGGTCGGCGGGGTTTGTGAAGTTCGCCGCCATGTCCCAGGCGGGTGGTGACAAGGCGGCCAAGCTGCTCACCGAAGGCGCGGATGAGAGTGCGGCCGAAGGTGGCGGGCACCATGAGAATGAACTCGCGAAGCACCTCTCGTTGCTGAAAGACATTTCCAAGGATCTCACGCTGGACGGCTGGGTCGTGATTTACCTCTGCGGCGGGCTCGCCCTGATTGGCGGCTTCGTTTGCATCGCGAAGCTCATGTACCTGAGCAAGATCAGCAAGGCCACGAAGGCCTTCATGGAGAAGTGGGAGGGTCTGGCCGGAGACTTGAGTTCGCTCGACCACAGCGATCAGGAGCATGTGAACAGCATGGGTGGGCAGGCCAGCAAGAAGGTGCAGAAGGTGCTGAACCAGTCGCCGCTGTATCATATCTACAAGATTGGCTCCGCGGAAATCCAGCACCGTATTTCCAAGGCGGAGGATGGTTACGTTTCACTCTCCGGACGTTCCGTGCAGGCCATTCGTGCCACGCTGGATGGCGGCTTGGTGCGTGAAACGCAAAAGCTGAATTCGCATCTGGTGTTCCTCACCATCGGCATTGCCGGCGGTCCGTACCTGGGACTGCTCGGTACGGTGATCGGGGTGATGATCACCTTCGCGGTGATCGCGAAGTCCGGCGAAGTGGAGGTGAACTCCATCGCCCCCGGTATTGCCGGTGCGCTTCTGGCCACGGTGGCGGGTCTGGCGGTCGCCATTCCGTGCCTCTTTGCCTACAGCTACATCAGCACCCGTATCAAGGACGCCATCAGCGACATGACGGTCTTCATTGACGAGTTCGTGGCGAAAATCGCCGAGGTGTTCAAGGACTAA
- a CDS encoding biopolymer transporter ExbD, which translates to MQADSGKSYDDINVTPMVDLYLVLLLIFIIMTTAGVQGTKVNLPKASSASKMDAPKSQAITVNNEGKVFLNTVPVSLEELEQKLAAIKAKTPEFPVVVRGDSQTQYQMIMNVLDVLGRSGISQIGLATQAPK; encoded by the coding sequence ATGCAAGCTGACTCCGGCAAATCCTATGATGACATCAACGTCACACCCATGGTGGACCTCTACCTGGTGTTGCTTCTGATCTTCATCATCATGACGACTGCCGGCGTGCAGGGCACCAAGGTGAATCTTCCCAAGGCGAGCTCGGCTTCCAAGATGGATGCACCCAAGAGCCAGGCCATCACGGTGAATAACGAAGGCAAGGTGTTCCTGAATACCGTGCCGGTGTCTCTGGAGGAGCTGGAGCAGAAGCTCGCAGCGATCAAGGCGAAGACTCCCGAGTTTCCTGTGGTGGTACGCGGCGACAGCCAGACGCAGTACCAGATGATCATGAACGTCCTGGATGTTCTCGGTCGCTCCGGCATCAGCCAGATAGGTCTCGCCACCCAGGCTCCGAAGTGA
- a CDS encoding energy transducer TonB, which produces MSDGPDILEVRRDGHEKRRPVEHDVRSEAKPAEKAPRPAHAPIKRAPVEDEKEDGFFAKHKIKLIIGIVVAGCGAYFALQTGGPKEASKPAPKERMFSIALPPPPPPPPPPPPPPPKIQQPKEEPEEKMVEQTPVNEPEPEPAPAKMDEPPPAALGTNVQGSGPPDGFGLASGRGGGGGIGGAGGLGRGRGGSKYGWYASQVQSRIAEAMRQNSRTKSASMSVQVRIWADANGLVTRATIAGSSGDAELDRAIRDEVLTGLRLQQPPPADMPMPIVLRLSARRPG; this is translated from the coding sequence ATGAGTGACGGCCCTGACATTCTCGAAGTACGGCGCGACGGCCATGAAAAGCGTCGCCCGGTCGAGCATGACGTGCGCTCCGAGGCCAAGCCTGCGGAGAAAGCGCCGAGGCCTGCGCATGCACCTATTAAGCGGGCACCGGTCGAGGATGAGAAAGAGGACGGCTTCTTCGCCAAACACAAGATCAAGCTCATCATCGGCATCGTCGTCGCTGGCTGTGGAGCCTACTTCGCCTTGCAGACGGGTGGCCCGAAGGAGGCTTCCAAGCCGGCGCCCAAGGAGCGCATGTTTAGCATCGCGCTGCCTCCGCCTCCACCCCCACCTCCCCCACCCCCGCCTCCGCCGCCGAAGATTCAGCAGCCGAAGGAAGAGCCTGAGGAGAAGATGGTGGAACAGACTCCGGTGAATGAACCGGAGCCCGAGCCCGCACCTGCGAAGATGGATGAACCTCCGCCCGCAGCGCTGGGTACGAATGTTCAAGGCAGCGGTCCGCCGGATGGTTTTGGACTGGCGTCCGGCCGTGGTGGTGGTGGTGGCATCGGCGGAGCCGGTGGTCTGGGTCGTGGTCGCGGCGGCAGCAAGTATGGCTGGTATGCCTCACAGGTGCAGAGCCGCATCGCCGAGGCCATGCGGCAAAACTCCCGCACGAAGAGCGCCAGCATGAGTGTGCAGGTGCGCATCTGGGCGGATGCCAATGGATTGGTGACGCGCGCGACGATTGCCGGCAGCAGCGGCGACGCGGAGCTGGATCGCGCCATCCGTGACGAAGTTCTCACCGGGCTGCGTTTGCAGCAGCCGCCTCCGGCAGACATGCCCATGCCAATCGTTCTGCGTCTCAGCGCGCGCCGCCCAGGCTAG
- a CDS encoding putative porin, which produces MLVVVTKFLRKHLPVLIAGLLATRASGIVAQERVRTALPVKHGSDVLVAANATSPAGSVGPTAAKKESAAPATTPARAATTTTAPAPAPASATEAAAAPTPDDHSALLFDTAQPLALNAPGADPEPVPEPLAAPRSAPAGPSQNVTINLINRLVQKGILTHAEAQELITQAEADAEAAKAKEAEADAMAVDGDTVRVTYVPENVKVEIREQLKDMVLSQARDEGWAAPRTMPDWATRFKFFGDVRLRYEGVFFPDGNDNTGSFPNFNAINTGSPFDVAGTVFSPQQNVDQERQRLRLRARLGVDVNLEEGFSGGIRIATGESNSPVSTNQTLGGSGGNFSKYSLWLDRGFLKYEYGGGHDWSIAFLFGRFDNPFFTTSQILWDEDVGFDGVAAQLKVPITESLSVFANGGAFPIFNTDFNFSSNQPAKFESEDKWLYAAQVGIEFKHDKDFAAKVAAAYYDFNSVEGRLSTPYIPLTTSDASDSDNTRPSYAQKGNTYRPIRDIIPSALNDFGTSKQFQYFGLATPFKVAAYSARLDFNHFEPFQVSLLGEYAKNMDFNGESINEVAVNNRGAVPVDDSGIPTGVGEFEGGDTAWNVGLIVGNAVFQEAGDWNLSVGYRYVESDAVVDAFTDSDFAVGGTNVKGYTLGAAVALSSRVSVSLRWMGATQIAGPPLKSDVVLFDLSAKF; this is translated from the coding sequence ATGCTTGTTGTCGTTACAAAGTTCCTTCGCAAACATCTCCCAGTCCTGATCGCAGGCCTGCTTGCCACCCGGGCTTCCGGTATCGTGGCGCAGGAAAGAGTGCGTACCGCTTTGCCGGTGAAACACGGGAGCGATGTTCTGGTCGCCGCCAATGCCACGTCTCCTGCCGGCTCCGTAGGCCCGACGGCGGCAAAGAAAGAGAGCGCCGCTCCTGCTACGACGCCGGCGCGTGCGGCAACAACGACAACAGCACCTGCTCCCGCGCCTGCCAGCGCAACGGAGGCCGCTGCTGCTCCCACGCCTGATGACCATTCCGCCCTGTTGTTCGACACGGCACAGCCATTGGCTTTGAATGCTCCGGGCGCTGATCCCGAGCCTGTGCCGGAACCCCTTGCGGCGCCACGTTCCGCCCCTGCGGGCCCCTCGCAAAATGTCACCATCAATCTGATCAACCGCCTGGTGCAAAAGGGCATCCTCACCCATGCGGAAGCGCAGGAGTTGATCACCCAGGCGGAAGCCGATGCCGAAGCGGCCAAGGCGAAGGAAGCCGAAGCCGATGCCATGGCCGTGGATGGCGACACCGTGCGCGTCACGTATGTGCCGGAGAACGTGAAGGTCGAGATCCGCGAGCAGCTTAAGGACATGGTGCTCTCCCAGGCGCGTGACGAAGGCTGGGCCGCACCTCGCACCATGCCGGATTGGGCCACACGGTTTAAGTTCTTCGGCGATGTGCGTCTGCGTTATGAAGGCGTCTTCTTCCCGGATGGCAACGACAACACCGGTTCCTTCCCGAACTTCAACGCCATCAACACCGGTTCACCCTTCGATGTGGCCGGCACTGTCTTCTCTCCCCAGCAAAACGTGGATCAGGAACGCCAGCGTCTGCGTCTGCGCGCCCGTCTTGGTGTGGACGTGAATCTGGAAGAAGGATTCTCCGGCGGCATCCGCATCGCCACTGGCGAGAGCAACAGCCCTGTTTCCACCAATCAAACGTTGGGCGGATCCGGTGGCAACTTCAGCAAGTACTCCCTCTGGCTCGACCGCGGGTTCTTGAAGTACGAATACGGCGGCGGGCATGACTGGAGCATCGCCTTCCTCTTTGGCCGCTTTGACAATCCCTTCTTCACCACCAGCCAGATCCTCTGGGATGAAGACGTCGGATTTGACGGTGTGGCCGCGCAGCTCAAAGTGCCGATCACCGAGAGTCTCTCGGTCTTTGCGAACGGAGGCGCGTTCCCCATCTTCAATACCGACTTCAACTTCTCGTCGAACCAACCCGCGAAGTTTGAGAGCGAGGACAAGTGGCTCTATGCCGCGCAGGTCGGCATTGAGTTCAAGCATGACAAGGACTTCGCTGCGAAGGTGGCGGCCGCCTATTATGACTTCAATTCTGTCGAAGGTCGCCTCTCTACTCCTTATATCCCGCTGACGACTTCCGACGCCAGCGACTCGGATAACACCCGTCCCTCGTATGCGCAGAAGGGCAATACGTACCGCCCGATTCGCGACATCATCCCGAGCGCGCTCAACGACTTCGGCACCAGCAAGCAGTTCCAGTACTTCGGTCTGGCCACACCGTTCAAGGTTGCTGCGTACTCCGCACGGCTTGACTTCAATCACTTCGAGCCCTTCCAGGTTTCTCTTCTGGGCGAGTACGCGAAGAACATGGACTTCAATGGCGAGTCCATCAATGAAGTCGCGGTGAACAATCGCGGTGCGGTGCCCGTGGATGACTCGGGCATTCCCACCGGTGTCGGCGAGTTCGAAGGCGGAGACACCGCGTGGAACGTCGGCCTCATCGTCGGCAACGCGGTGTTCCAGGAAGCCGGTGACTGGAATCTCAGCGTTGGTTATCGCTACGTGGAGTCGGATGCCGTGGTGGATGCGTTCACCGATTCTGACTTCGCCGTCGGCGGTACCAATGTGAAGGGCTACACGCTTGGCGCCGCTGTCGCGCTTTCGTCTCGTGTCAGCGTCAGCCTGCGCTGGATGGGCGCCACGCAGATCGCCGGTCCGCCGCTCAAGAGTGACGTCGTGCTCTTCGACCTTTCCGCAAAATTCTAA